One window of Tenacibaculum maritimum NCIMB 2154 genomic DNA carries:
- the tssD gene encoding type VI secretion system tube protein TssD: MPIVAKLYIGNVERILQHVLVEYERYTRKTGRPATETLGGYVTVFFTPKGEEDHILKWMFTHRMEDKTIAYPYNLYTLKNAEVVFYQDDFDGQILFKYKLVDCLPIYYKEYFDVQRGMITELTLSAAIQYFKNLPPLIKSWNESWTPRHEYKPQSMEDTRPRMKCFYTDLEGNTQANPTTGEEIYAVVSTQNLIGQIITIDLSNHTKDFIYNGERIEDDCIKNFHITANTHKIKLKVVAQQEEDREILTN; the protein is encoded by the coding sequence ATGCCTATTGTTGCTAAATTATATATTGGAAATGTAGAAAGAATACTACAACATGTATTGGTAGAATACGAGCGCTATACTCGAAAAACAGGAAGACCAGCTACTGAAACTCTTGGCGGGTATGTTACTGTTTTTTTTACACCCAAAGGAGAGGAAGATCATATTTTAAAATGGATGTTTACACATAGAATGGAGGATAAAACGATTGCGTATCCTTATAATCTATATACTTTAAAAAATGCCGAAGTGGTATTTTATCAAGACGATTTTGATGGGCAAATCCTTTTTAAATATAAGTTAGTTGATTGCTTGCCTATTTATTATAAGGAGTACTTTGATGTACAAAGGGGAATGATTACTGAGCTAACCCTTTCTGCTGCTATACAATATTTTAAAAACCTACCTCCATTAATTAAATCTTGGAATGAGTCTTGGACTCCTAGGCACGAATACAAACCTCAAAGCATGGAGGATACGAGGCCTCGAATGAAGTGTTTTTATACGGACTTAGAAGGTAATACACAAGCCAACCCCACTACAGGAGAGGAAATATATGCAGTAGTAAGCACTCAAAATTTAATAGGACAAATCATAACTATTGACCTTAGCAATCATACCAAAGATTTTATATATAATGGTGAACGAATTGAAGATGATTGTATTAAAAACTTTCATATTACCGCCAATACACATAAAATAAAGCTAAAAGTAGTCGCACAGCAAGAAGAAGATAGAGAAATTTTAACAAATTAA
- a CDS encoding IS3 family transposase (programmed frameshift): MAKKYDNDFKVMLVELLKSGRKAKSLSEEYGVNDGVIRRWKREYEAKSGDFSKKRELSVEAQELKALKKELREVKLERDIFKKGSEHLLQERQMRYKFILKNVSVYPVEKMCKCMKVSKNAYYYWLKHKDVIKILPSKVLLKKRIKFHFEQSREIYGSYRIQKMLEREGLVYARSYIGLLMKELGLKSILKRKYVATTNSNHNLSIAKNELDRNFTSLKLGEKWVSDITYIRVNDHWNYLTTIIDLADKRVVGWSLSKDMTTENTIMKAWNLASNNRAITNKFIFHSDRGVQYASNKITNLFSFNRKITQSMSRKGNCWDNAVAESFFKTIKHEWLYRFKYSSYKQLFSSIEDYINWYNNERLHSSLGYISPLEMEVKIRMNFNKAA, translated from the exons ATGGCAAAAAAGTATGATAATGATTTTAAAGTAATGCTAGTAGAGCTTTTAAAATCAGGAAGAAAAGCAAAATCTCTTAGTGAAGAATACGGTGTTAATGACGGAGTCATAAGACGTTGGAAACGTGAGTATGAAGCTAAATCTGGAGATTTCTCTAAGAAACGTGAGTTATCGGTAGAAGCGCAAGAATTAAAAGCACTAAAGAAAGAACTTAGAGAGGTTAAGTTAGAACGCGATATAT TTAAAAAAGGCAGTGAGCATCTTCTCCAAGAGCGACAAATGAGATATAAATTCATTTTAAAAAATGTAAGTGTATATCCTGTTGAGAAGATGTGTAAATGTATGAAAGTTAGCAAAAATGCTTATTACTATTGGTTAAAACACAAGGATGTAATAAAAATACTACCCTCTAAGGTTTTACTCAAAAAGAGAATTAAATTTCATTTCGAACAAAGTAGAGAAATTTACGGAAGCTATCGTATTCAAAAAATGTTGGAAAGAGAAGGTTTAGTTTATGCACGTTCTTACATTGGGCTACTAATGAAAGAACTAGGACTAAAAAGTATTCTAAAAAGGAAATATGTAGCAACTACTAATTCCAATCATAATTTATCGATTGCTAAAAACGAATTAGATAGAAATTTTACAAGTTTAAAATTAGGAGAAAAATGGGTTTCTGATATTACTTATATACGTGTAAATGATCATTGGAATTATTTGACAACAATAATAGATTTAGCAGATAAAAGGGTAGTTGGATGGTCTTTAAGTAAAGATATGACCACTGAAAATACAATAATGAAGGCGTGGAATTTAGCAAGTAATAATAGAGCTATTACAAATAAGTTTATCTTTCATTCAGACAGAGGAGTGCAGTATGCTTCTAATAAAATAACTAACTTATTTTCTTTTAATAGAAAAATAACACAGAGTATGAGTAGAAAGGGAAACTGTTGGGATAATGCAGTAGCTGAATCCTTTTTTAAGACAATTAAACACGAATGGTTATACCGTTTTAAATATAGTTCTTATAAACAATTATTCAGCAGTATTGAAGATTACATAAATTGGTATAATAACGAAAGACTTCACTCTAGCCTAGGGTATATTTCCCCTTTAGAAATGGAAGTCAAAATAAGAATGAATTTTAACAAAGCGGCTTGA
- a CDS encoding tetratricopeptide repeat protein, whose translation MKIIYNVKLVLALIMFASTFLSCKKSSSEMRNKVSVLEKKNKNDEKTILQTCSLKKLDTKISLLEDSDKGLYLFIKEKERSLEKTLNLENFNEVSSVKLQCNSDETFQVIFSEKLGNSYQNTIHHFRKSAHSIFNLNTIYIQISNRDKVTLLYTEIKPVKISNYNASIPMESEYKKIYTFSGFQENKTPSIDDFFQKIEVHKGEKNTLKNISNEFVLDFLLENIAIDKNNLSKYNNIAYYLEQSGLYTEAIYLLERIIKQYPNRTVAYINLGDSYWGVGSFEKAKKTYQTYVKQMQKKGKEVIIPKRVLERIVK comes from the coding sequence ATGAAAATTATATACAATGTAAAACTCGTTTTAGCTTTAATAATGTTTGCATCTACTTTTTTATCTTGTAAAAAAAGTAGTAGTGAGATGAGGAATAAAGTTTCTGTTTTAGAGAAAAAAAATAAAAATGATGAGAAGACAATACTACAAACATGTAGTCTTAAGAAGTTAGATACTAAAATATCTTTACTGGAAGATAGTGATAAAGGGCTGTACCTTTTTATTAAGGAAAAAGAAAGAAGCTTAGAAAAAACATTAAACTTAGAAAACTTTAATGAAGTTTCTTCAGTTAAGCTTCAATGTAATAGTGATGAAACTTTCCAAGTAATTTTCTCTGAAAAATTAGGAAACAGTTATCAAAATACAATTCATCATTTTAGAAAAAGTGCGCATTCTATATTTAATTTAAATACGATTTATATTCAAATATCTAATAGAGATAAAGTTACTCTACTTTACACTGAAATAAAACCTGTGAAAATATCCAATTATAATGCATCAATACCAATGGAATCAGAATACAAGAAGATATATACTTTTTCAGGTTTTCAAGAAAATAAAACACCTAGTATTGATGATTTCTTTCAAAAAATAGAGGTGCACAAAGGAGAAAAAAACACTCTAAAAAATATATCAAATGAATTTGTTTTAGACTTTCTTCTTGAAAATATAGCCATAGACAAAAATAATTTATCAAAATATAATAATATAGCCTATTACTTAGAGCAATCAGGGTTATATACAGAAGCCATTTACTTATTAGAAAGAATAATCAAACAATATCCAAACAGAACAGTTGCCTATATCAATTTAGGAGATTCATATTGGGGGGTAGGAAGTTTTGAAAAAGCAAAAAAAACGTATCAGACATATGTAAAACAAATGCAAAAAAAAGGTAAGGAAGTTATAATTCCAAAGCGAGTTTTAGAAAGAATTGTTAAGTAA
- a CDS encoding peptidoglycan-binding domain-containing protein — MKNLIVRPSNSLDIKVQTVKTAYFAKKEIVSTEKTTEAISYTFKGNNNTGTKKRKRKIAKIIYKNLQGKLINKQQTSLEQVVAALSKSNYTKGDCIDIALVKESIKFTKRTSAQLGEEVYIVIQTQYMPDREITLNLKQGGDTDALTTTKEPIYVTQNNKKVFAFKAVVGEFSQKSNALNAADFKDHAIAKITLQSTDQQENKQYKDALNKAEGKTSPFYIAMDAEPANQNWFEVKYEEVFDNRPNLWYYGEGNWFELVRTKIYQKGDEGDEVQEINIRLAGFGGNVPDKKFTKRTEKTVKQFQKDYMDIDPTGVVDSKTIKSIKEFGNKYSISFDKTKCPCGTCEGYGKGLYPEQKQSSSILEKRRKYEYPGIHRTLLWTLKAVKFYLEYDDYSSYNLKFGKISSGYRCHKDNKNHKRKSTNHMGKALDLHFYKTNDSKSSESNCDKVRKILKEKSGAKLRWNKSNIFSLEPSSKDRIGKEFIATTWVHIDVRTFDLKYLKDKFFIKTKKNITNEII, encoded by the coding sequence ATGAAAAATTTAATAGTACGCCCTAGCAACTCCCTCGATATAAAAGTACAAACGGTAAAAACGGCTTATTTTGCTAAAAAAGAAATTGTAAGTACCGAAAAAACAACAGAGGCTATTTCTTATACTTTTAAGGGAAATAATAACACGGGAACTAAAAAAAGAAAACGTAAAATAGCCAAAATAATTTATAAAAACCTACAAGGAAAACTCATTAATAAACAACAAACAAGCTTAGAACAGGTTGTAGCAGCATTAAGTAAAAGCAATTATACTAAAGGCGACTGTATAGACATTGCTTTGGTAAAGGAAAGTATTAAATTTACCAAACGAACCAGTGCGCAATTAGGAGAGGAGGTATATATTGTTATACAAACACAATATATGCCAGATAGAGAAATAACTTTAAACCTAAAACAAGGAGGAGATACCGATGCACTAACAACAACGAAAGAACCGATATATGTAACTCAAAATAATAAAAAAGTGTTTGCTTTTAAGGCGGTTGTTGGTGAGTTTTCCCAAAAAAGTAATGCGCTCAATGCAGCTGATTTTAAAGATCATGCCATTGCTAAAATCACCTTACAATCTACAGACCAACAAGAAAACAAACAATACAAAGACGCCTTAAACAAAGCCGAAGGAAAAACCAGTCCTTTTTATATAGCTATGGATGCCGAGCCCGCTAATCAAAATTGGTTTGAGGTAAAATATGAAGAGGTTTTTGATAATCGCCCTAACCTTTGGTATTATGGTGAAGGGAATTGGTTTGAGTTGGTAAGAACTAAAATATATCAAAAAGGAGACGAGGGAGATGAAGTTCAAGAAATAAACATTAGATTGGCTGGTTTTGGAGGTAATGTTCCAGATAAAAAGTTTACTAAAAGAACTGAAAAAACTGTAAAGCAGTTTCAAAAAGATTACATGGATATAGATCCTACGGGAGTTGTAGATAGCAAAACGATCAAATCAATAAAAGAATTTGGGAATAAATATAGCATATCTTTTGATAAAACAAAATGCCCTTGTGGAACTTGTGAAGGTTACGGAAAAGGATTGTACCCAGAGCAAAAACAGTCTTCAAGTATTTTAGAAAAAAGAAGAAAGTATGAGTACCCAGGTATTCATAGAACTTTGCTTTGGACATTAAAAGCAGTTAAATTTTATCTTGAATACGATGATTATTCTAGTTATAATTTAAAATTTGGAAAAATATCGTCAGGTTATAGATGTCATAAGGATAATAAGAATCACAAAAGAAAATCGACAAATCACATGGGAAAGGCATTGGATTTACATTTCTACAAAACAAACGATAGTAAATCTTCTGAAAGTAATTGTGACAAAGTAAGAAAAATTTTAAAAGAAAAGTCAGGTGCTAAATTACGTTGGAATAAAAGTAATATCTTTTCTTTAGAACCCAGTAGTAAAGATAGAATAGGGAAAGAATTTATAGCCACTACATGGGTTCATATTGATGTTCGTACTTTCGATCTAAAATATCTCAAGGATAAATTTTTTATAAAAACAAAAAAAAACATTACAAATGAAATCATTTAA
- a CDS encoding calcium-binding protein, which produces MDAEPANQNWFEVKYEEVFDNRPNLWYYGEGNWFELKKGCDCGESLNLKFECIRYGTVYGPVYWGSEKLADYKYWGNLIKEKKVTKEEKDILIGMSENEGKLDSIQSYDSEILTIGAMQKTINSEEKGEFPIQVQEFKESNLSKYKELFEDCGWTVEGDTMYYKDPSKSDSSKITGKQLKEKIREGFKSTELKKKHKCKLLEPIARASKDKDFQAKQVEDFISRLKNKVLPIKPQKYNYKLEDYLKSKLGKATVLDHHINRPAYVKPDFGKALDNFFIKKDKEVEEFNKKEKDKTKHKNKMSRNPNDWENNHSTYEKSILDDYGVNRRGTDMKGRYHKMKNKF; this is translated from the coding sequence ATGGATGCCGAGCCCGCTAATCAAAACTGGTTTGAGGTAAAATATGAAGAGGTTTTTGATAATCGCCCTAACCTTTGGTATTATGGTGAAGGAAATTGGTTTGAGTTGAAGAAAGGCTGCGATTGTGGAGAAAGTTTAAACCTGAAATTTGAATGTATTAGATACGGTACAGTATATGGTCCTGTTTACTGGGGAAGTGAAAAATTAGCCGATTACAAATATTGGGGTAATCTAATAAAGGAAAAGAAAGTTACTAAAGAAGAAAAGGACATTTTAATTGGAATGTCTGAAAATGAAGGGAAATTGGATTCCATTCAATCCTATGATAGTGAAATATTAACTATTGGAGCTATGCAAAAAACAATAAATTCCGAAGAAAAAGGAGAGTTTCCTATTCAAGTTCAAGAGTTTAAAGAAAGTAACCTATCTAAATATAAAGAATTATTTGAGGATTGTGGTTGGACAGTTGAAGGAGATACTATGTATTATAAAGATCCTTCGAAATCCGATTCCAGCAAAATAACGGGTAAACAACTTAAGGAAAAAATTAGAGAAGGGTTTAAAAGTACTGAGCTTAAAAAGAAACATAAATGCAAGCTTCTAGAACCTATCGCAAGAGCTTCAAAAGATAAAGATTTTCAAGCGAAACAAGTTGAAGATTTTATCAGTCGCTTAAAAAATAAAGTCCTACCTATAAAACCTCAAAAATATAATTATAAGTTAGAAGATTATTTAAAATCTAAATTAGGTAAAGCAACTGTTCTGGATCATCATATAAATAGACCTGCATATGTAAAGCCTGATTTTGGTAAGGCTTTGGATAATTTCTTTATAAAAAAGGATAAAGAAGTAGAAGAGTTTAATAAAAAAGAAAAAGATAAAACAAAACATAAAAATAAGATGTCTCGAAACCCTAATGATTGGGAAAATAACCATTCGACTTATGAAAAGAGTATATTAGATGATTACGGTGTTAATAGGAGAGGAACTGATATGAAAGGAAGGTACCATAAAATGAAAAATAAATTTTAA
- a CDS encoding plasmid mobilization protein → MVANFKSRCIKKKFLKFRGTSLEKSLIKKKVANTGLSMSEFSRAAVLV, encoded by the coding sequence ATGGTCGCAAATTTCAAATCACGATGCATAAAAAAGAAGTTTTTAAAATTTAGAGGTACTTCCCTTGAGAAATCCCTGATAAAAAAGAAAGTTGCTAATACCGGACTTTCTATGTCCGAATTTTCAAGAGCAGCTGTACTGGTGTAG
- a CDS encoding POTRA domain-containing protein has product MILFFVFSSIFGQEKRVSDIVFQGNTKTKASFLFKIIETKVGGVVNRKLLDKDVIRLKRLAAVANATVYVKEGSKIVFAIEENFTLIPDVNIWTTTNKRFAYRVGGNEFNLFGSNITVGGFYQNNGFNTYGINFKAPNLFSRNFGLAFYHQNWKSEEPLYFKGQSVNYLYNNISFEILGLYELNFKNHFQLGINFFNEKYDYLKGALPQGVPLSLDLNKRLLKLIYTFDDLNYFYQYISGFKSEFYGQYVTSVNKYQDDFLVAWNDLLYFKRVGERGNWANRLRVGLSSNNKTPFAPFALDNNVNLRGVGILVDRGTGSIVYNTEYRYTLYEKRWFILQGNAFMDAGTWREPGEELKDFFKSENIKVYSGIGLRCMHKKIYNAVFRIDYGYGLTKNSSKGFVFGIGQYF; this is encoded by the coding sequence ATGATATTATTTTTTGTGTTTTCATCCATTTTTGGACAAGAGAAGAGGGTTTCTGATATTGTATTTCAAGGAAATACTAAAACGAAAGCCTCTTTTTTGTTTAAGATAATAGAAACAAAAGTGGGAGGGGTGGTAAACAGAAAGCTATTGGATAAAGATGTGATTCGTTTAAAACGATTGGCGGCTGTTGCCAATGCTACTGTGTATGTAAAAGAAGGATCTAAAATAGTATTTGCTATAGAAGAAAATTTTACATTGATTCCTGATGTGAATATTTGGACAACTACGAATAAAAGGTTTGCGTATCGTGTGGGAGGAAATGAGTTTAATCTTTTTGGATCAAATATTACTGTTGGTGGATTTTATCAGAATAATGGCTTTAATACTTATGGAATCAATTTTAAGGCGCCTAATTTATTTTCTAGAAATTTTGGACTTGCATTTTATCACCAGAATTGGAAGAGTGAGGAGCCTTTGTATTTTAAAGGCCAGTCAGTAAATTATTTGTATAATAATATTTCTTTTGAAATTTTAGGATTGTATGAATTGAATTTTAAAAACCATTTTCAGTTAGGAATTAATTTCTTTAATGAAAAATATGATTATTTAAAAGGAGCGCTTCCCCAAGGAGTTCCGCTTTCCTTAGATTTGAATAAAAGGCTTTTAAAATTAATATATACGTTTGATGATCTAAACTATTTTTATCAATATATATCTGGATTTAAGAGTGAGTTTTATGGGCAGTACGTAACTTCAGTGAATAAGTATCAAGATGATTTTTTAGTAGCATGGAATGATTTGTTATATTTTAAAAGGGTAGGAGAAAGAGGAAATTGGGCAAATCGTTTAAGGGTTGGCTTATCTTCAAATAATAAGACACCTTTTGCTCCTTTTGCATTAGACAATAATGTTAACTTAAGAGGGGTTGGTATTTTGGTAGATAGAGGAACTGGTAGTATTGTTTATAATACAGAATATAGATATACTTTGTATGAAAAAAGGTGGTTTATATTGCAAGGAAATGCTTTTATGGATGCAGGAACGTGGAGGGAGCCAGGAGAGGAATTAAAGGATTTCTTTAAGAGTGAAAATATAAAAGTATATTCAGGAATTGGTTTGAGATGTATGCATAAAAAAATATACAATGCTGTTTTTAGAATAGATTACGGATATGGATTGACGAAGAATTCATCCAAGGGATTTGTTTTTGGAATTGGGCAGTATTTTTAA
- a CDS encoding S46 family peptidase, with protein MKYIKILFLFLIVQVSAQQGGMWIPSLLEGMNEKEMTSLGSKLSAKDIYDINNASLKDAIGHFNGGCTSEVISPKGLILTNHHCGFAQIQSHSSLENDYLKNGFWAMNLNEELPNKGLFVEFIVRIEDVTAQALKGLTKAMNEKEKQSLINKNISHLQNIATKEAWQKVKIKPFYKGNQYFLFVTERFEDIRLVGAPPSSIGKFGSDTDNWVFPRHTGDFSLFRIYADKNNRPAKYSTENVPYQPKHFLPVSLDGIEEGDFTMVFGFPGRTNEYLPAVAIAHITEEFNPSNIAIREAALKVIDAKMKSSDAIRIKYASKQARIANAWKKWIGENLGIQKSNAIANRKKFEVTFTKALKENQLEDEYGHILNNFNTLYKDFSKINIKRRNFIEVFLVTNELMNMCFRAYQLEQTLIKRPELLEKAKKTFASKLKGIHKNYDVSVDKGIFTNVMPFYTKDVNTAIYDNTNLTSLKSALDIIKGNNPKQILKKLNKDAAYVYAKPMITAFYKNIHTEYSQKNEQIAALQKEYMKALMKALPKARYFPDANSTLRVTYGQVRGYSPRDAVYYNPVSYLDGVIEKYVPGDYEFDVPLKLRELYHTKDYGQYADKNGKIPVCFLGTNHTTGGNSGSPAIDAHGNLVGLNFDRVWEGTMSDINYDPEICRNIMVDLRYVLFIVDKFAGAKHLIDEMKLVHPKKKN; from the coding sequence ATGAAATATATTAAAATACTATTCCTGTTCTTGATTGTACAGGTTTCTGCACAACAAGGAGGTATGTGGATTCCTTCCTTATTAGAAGGCATGAACGAAAAAGAAATGACTTCTTTAGGAAGCAAATTATCTGCTAAAGATATTTACGACATCAATAACGCTAGCTTAAAAGATGCCATTGGTCATTTTAATGGAGGTTGTACTAGTGAAGTTATTTCTCCTAAAGGATTAATCTTAACAAATCACCATTGCGGTTTCGCACAAATACAATCACACTCTTCTTTAGAAAACGACTATTTAAAAAATGGTTTCTGGGCTATGAATCTAAATGAAGAACTCCCTAACAAAGGTTTATTTGTGGAGTTTATTGTAAGAATTGAAGATGTAACAGCGCAAGCATTAAAAGGACTTACAAAAGCAATGAACGAGAAAGAAAAACAATCATTAATCAACAAAAATATAAGTCATTTACAAAATATAGCTACAAAAGAAGCTTGGCAAAAGGTAAAAATCAAACCCTTTTATAAAGGAAACCAATATTTTTTGTTTGTAACAGAACGTTTTGAAGATATTCGTTTAGTTGGCGCTCCTCCTAGCAGTATAGGTAAGTTTGGAAGTGATACAGATAACTGGGTTTTCCCAAGACATACAGGTGATTTTTCTTTATTCCGAATTTATGCCGATAAGAATAATCGTCCTGCAAAATATAGTACAGAAAATGTTCCTTACCAACCAAAGCACTTTTTACCTGTTTCTTTAGATGGAATTGAGGAAGGGGATTTTACTATGGTTTTTGGATTTCCTGGGCGTACCAATGAATACTTACCAGCAGTTGCTATAGCGCATATTACTGAAGAATTTAATCCTAGTAATATTGCCATTAGAGAAGCTGCTTTAAAAGTAATTGATGCTAAAATGAAATCAAGTGACGCTATTAGAATTAAATATGCATCCAAGCAAGCTCGCATTGCAAATGCTTGGAAAAAATGGATTGGTGAAAATTTGGGCATTCAAAAAAGTAATGCTATTGCCAATAGAAAAAAATTTGAAGTAACATTTACCAAAGCACTAAAAGAAAATCAATTAGAAGACGAATACGGGCATATTCTAAACAACTTCAATACGCTTTATAAAGACTTTTCTAAAATTAATATTAAACGAAGAAATTTTATAGAAGTTTTCTTAGTTACAAATGAATTAATGAATATGTGCTTCAGGGCATATCAACTAGAACAAACTTTAATAAAAAGACCTGAATTGCTTGAAAAAGCAAAAAAAACCTTTGCTTCAAAGTTGAAGGGGATTCACAAAAACTATGACGTGAGTGTAGATAAAGGGATTTTTACCAATGTAATGCCTTTTTACACAAAAGATGTAAATACTGCTATTTATGACAATACCAATTTGACTTCTTTAAAAAGTGCTTTAGACATCATCAAAGGAAACAATCCTAAACAAATCTTAAAAAAACTGAATAAAGACGCTGCATATGTATATGCTAAACCTATGATTACAGCTTTTTATAAAAACATCCATACGGAGTACTCTCAAAAAAATGAGCAAATAGCTGCTTTACAAAAAGAATATATGAAAGCCCTTATGAAAGCGTTACCTAAAGCTCGTTATTTTCCGGATGCAAATAGTACACTACGCGTAACTTATGGTCAAGTTCGTGGATACTCACCAAGAGATGCCGTATATTACAACCCTGTTAGTTATCTTGACGGAGTTATTGAAAAGTATGTTCCTGGAGATTACGAATTTGATGTTCCGTTAAAACTGCGCGAATTATACCATACAAAAGATTATGGGCAATATGCTGACAAAAATGGAAAAATACCTGTTTGTTTTTTAGGAACTAATCATACTACAGGAGGTAACTCTGGAAGTCCAGCAATTGATGCACATGGAAATTTGGTCGGATTAAATTTTGATCGTGTATGGGAAGGCACCATGAGTGATATTAATTATGATCCAGAAATTTGTAGAAATATTATGGTCGATTTGCGTTATGTACTATTTATTGTAGATAAATTTGCGGGTGCCAAACACTTAATTGACGAGATGAAATTAGTACATCCTAAGAAGAAAAACTAA
- a CDS encoding IS3 family transposase (programmed frameshift) translates to MRKSKFSPQQIAKILKEYENGRTVEAISREHGVSSATFYKWRSKYAGMNVKELKRLKELEEENRKLKQMYATLALDHQMAKEIIEKKPLKPCVKRSLSIDLSHYGISRACRVLKMSKSVYYYKPKLQDDTPIELALKQKAIDHCEEGFWKAYKRLRNEGNPWNHKRVHRVYVALGLPLRRKVKKRLPARIKEPLIVPTELNQTWSMDFVTDVLENKKRFRGFTIIDDFNREALHIEVDFSLPSNRIVYVLNHLLKRKGKPQKIRMDNGPEFIANLTATWSAMHEIDFKYIEPGKPTQNAFIERFNGSYRRGVLNKYIFENIHQVREQTQIWMHDYNNFRPHDALDDMAPIPYAKQHCVAAAGRILKQD, encoded by the exons ATGAGGAAAAGTAAATTTAGCCCCCAGCAAATCGCAAAGATTTTAAAGGAATACGAAAACGGTAGAACCGTAGAAGCAATTTCCAGAGAACATGGAGTTAGTTCGGCAACATTTTATAAATGGCGTAGTAAATACGCAGGTATGAATGTTAAAGAGCTCAAACGTCTAAAGGAATTAGAGGAAGAAAATCGAAAATTAAAGCAAATGTATGCTACTCTTGCATTAGATCACCAAATGGCAAAGGAGATTATCGAAAAAAAGC CTTTAAAGCCTTGCGTTAAGCGCTCCTTAAGTATTGACCTTTCTCATTACGGCATAAGCAGGGCATGTCGGGTTTTAAAAATGAGTAAAAGCGTATATTATTATAAGCCAAAATTACAAGACGATACACCAATTGAATTAGCCTTAAAACAAAAGGCTATTGACCATTGTGAGGAAGGATTTTGGAAAGCTTATAAACGACTACGCAATGAAGGGAATCCATGGAATCACAAGCGAGTTCATCGAGTTTATGTAGCACTAGGTTTACCACTGAGAAGGAAGGTGAAGAAACGTTTGCCAGCAAGAATAAAAGAACCTTTAATAGTTCCTACAGAACTCAACCAAACTTGGAGTATGGATTTTGTAACAGATGTATTAGAGAATAAAAAAAGATTTAGAGGCTTTACTATCATAGATGATTTTAATAGAGAGGCTTTACATATAGAAGTAGATTTTTCGTTACCTAGTAATAGAATAGTTTACGTTTTAAATCATCTGTTAAAACGTAAAGGTAAACCACAAAAGATACGTATGGATAATGGTCCGGAATTTATAGCTAATTTAACCGCTACTTGGAGTGCTATGCATGAAATTGATTTTAAATATATAGAACCAGGAAAACCCACACAAAATGCTTTTATAGAACGTTTTAACGGTTCATATAGACGAGGGGTTTTAAATAAATATATTTTTGAAAACATTCATCAAGTCAGAGAGCAAACCCAGATATGGATGCACGATTACAATAATTTTAGACCGCATGATGCTTTGGACGATATGGCTCCAATCCCGTATGCGAAACAACATTGTGTCGCTGCCGCTGGGCGCATTTTAAAACAGGATTGA